GATGGGATGCCTGCGCGCTGCCCGCGCCTAAAGCTTGCGCGCCAGGGTCAGCCCGTCGCCCACCGGCAGCATGGAAAGCTCCACCCGCCGGTCATCCCGCAGCGCCGCGTTCACCTCGCGGATGGCCTGGGTGGTGGGCTCCTGGTCCCGGGGGTCGGCCACCCGGCCGTACCACAGCACATTGTCGATCATCACCAGCCCGCCCGGACGCAGCAGGCGCAGGGCGTGCTCGTAGTAGTTCAGGTAATTGCTCTTGTCCGCGTCGATGAAACACAGGTCGAAACTGCCCTCAACGCCGGCCTGCTCCAGCGCCTCCAGGGTTTCCAGCGCCGGCCCCAGCCGTAGATCGATGCGCTCGGCGACCCCGGCCTCTTCCCAGTAGCGCCGGGCGATGCTGGTCCATTGCTCGCTGAGGTCACAGGCCACCAGCCGACCGTCGGCCGGCAGAGCCCGGGCCAGGCACAGGCTGCTGTAGCCGGTGAAGACACCGATCTCCAGCACCCGGCGTGCCCCCATCAGGCGGGCCACCAGGCTCATGAACTGGCCCTGCTCGGGGGATATCTGCATGCGCGCCAGGGGCAGTTCCGCGGTTTCCTCGCGCAGACGGCGCAAAAGTGCATCCTCCCGCAGGGAAACTTCGCACAGGTAGTCGTATAACGGCGCCGAGAGCTGAAAACTTCGATTGCTCATGTGTTTGCTCCCCGGAGCGTGTCCTCGGTTCGAAATCATTTTGTGACAGGCCGTACAGACCTTGCGGGCTGTTTCGCTATACTGCCCGAAAATCGCCTTGCCTGCCGCCGGTCACATTTGTATGCAGCCTGCCGACGTCGGGCTCAATAAGAACAGGATACCCAGCATGCCCACAGCAGCGACAAGCTACTCCGGCGCGGGGGCGCCCCTGCGGGTGCTGCAGATCACCGACACGCACCTGTATGCCGACCCGGGCGGCCGTTTGGCCGGGCTGGTCACGGAGCAGTCCTGCGAGGCGGTGATCAACGAGGCGCTGCAGCGCAGCTGGCCGGTGGATCTGGTGCTGCTCACCGGGGATGTGGTGCACGACGGCAGCGAAAGCGGCTACCGGCGCGTGAAGGCCCGCTTCGAGCAGCTCGGCGTGCCCACCCTGGTGCTGCCGGGCAACCACGATGCCCCGGTCACGATGCGTCAGGTGTTCCGTGCCGGGCCGGTAAGTTATTGCGCCCATCATGCCCTCGGCGACTGGCAATTCCTGATGCTGGATTCCACCGTGGCCGGCGAGAGCGGCGGGCACCTGGCCGAGGCCGAGCTGCGGCGCCTGGATGAGGCCTTGAGTGCGGACCCGCGCCGTCATGCCCTGGTCGCGCTGCATCACCATCCGGTTTCCATGGACAGTCGCTGGATAGACAGCATCGGTGTCGCCAATGCGGAAGCGCTGTTCGCGGTGCTGGCGCGGCACCCGCAGGTGCGGGTGCTGCTCTGGGGGCATGTCCATCAGGCCTTCGACGAGGTCCGCGACGGCTTGCGTCTACTGGCCACGCCCTCCACCTGCATACAGTTTCGTCCCCGCCAGGATGAGTTCGGGCTGGACGAGCAGCCGCCCGGCTGGCGCCTGCTCGAGCTGCATGCCGACGGCCGGGTGGACACCGAGGTTCAGCGTTTGAACGCCGGTGATCTGGCCGTGGATCTGCGCTGCAGCGGTTATGTCTGAAGTCGAGCGGCTGAAGGCGGAGAACGAGCAGCTCAGGCAGCGCCTGGAGGAAGAGGGGCTGTATTTCCGCGGTGAGCTGGAGGCCAGCCGGCGCCTGCTCCAGGAGCAGAATACACTCTTGCAGGCGGCGGAGGTGGCCAAGCGCCGCCGGGCCGAGGAGGAGCTGGCGGCGCTCAAGGGCCAGCTGCGCGAGGCGCGGGAGCGGGCCGAGGCGAACGAGCGGCGCTGCGCGGAGCTGGAGCGCGCCTTGCAGGCCCAGGCCGAGGATCTGCGCCGTGAAGCCGCCGCCGAGCAGGAACGGCTGCGGCAATCGGTGCAGGCGGCCTGGCAGGACGCCGAAGAGGAAACCCAGCGCCTGGAGCGAGAGCTGTCCCGCAACCGGCTGGCTCTGGCCGAGGAAATGGAACAGCGCCGTGAATTGGAGCGGCGCTTGCGCGACGGTGGCGGTGGCGAGGACGCGGCCTTGAAGATGCTGTTGCGGGCGCAAAAGCGTGCCCTGCGGCAGGTGGACGCGGCCCGCCGCGCCGCCGAGCTGGAACTGGCCGAGCTCAAGGCTGGCGCGCCGGCGCCGCGTTTCGGTGGCGGTCTGAGTGGTGCTTTCGGAAACGCCCGGTCGGCAGATCCGGCGCCTCAGCGCCCAGCCCTGCAAAAGGCGAAAGACAACGAGCTCAACCAGGACGG
Above is a genomic segment from Alkalilimnicola sp. S0819 containing:
- the cpdA gene encoding 3',5'-cyclic-AMP phosphodiesterase, which codes for MPTAATSYSGAGAPLRVLQITDTHLYADPGGRLAGLVTEQSCEAVINEALQRSWPVDLVLLTGDVVHDGSESGYRRVKARFEQLGVPTLVLPGNHDAPVTMRQVFRAGPVSYCAHHALGDWQFLMLDSTVAGESGGHLAEAELRRLDEALSADPRRHALVALHHHPVSMDSRWIDSIGVANAEALFAVLARHPQVRVLLWGHVHQAFDEVRDGLRLLATPSTCIQFRPRQDEFGLDEQPPGWRLLELHADGRVDTEVQRLNAGDLAVDLRCSGYV
- a CDS encoding O-methyltransferase → MSNRSFQLSAPLYDYLCEVSLREDALLRRLREETAELPLARMQISPEQGQFMSLVARLMGARRVLEIGVFTGYSSLCLARALPADGRLVACDLSEQWTSIARRYWEEAGVAERIDLRLGPALETLEALEQAGVEGSFDLCFIDADKSNYLNYYEHALRLLRPGGLVMIDNVLWYGRVADPRDQEPTTQAIREVNAALRDDRRVELSMLPVGDGLTLARKL